The Nostoc sp. 'Lobaria pulmonaria (5183) cyanobiont' DNA window TAAATTTGGCTTTCTCTTAGAAGCATTTGAATATGGTACACCGCCGCATGGTGGCATCGCCTACGGTTTAGATCGTTTGGTAATGTTGTTAGCTGGAGAAGAATCTATTCGGGATGTCATTGCTTTTCCAAAGACACAACAAGCACGTTGTTTGTTAACAGATGCACCTTCGAGTGTAGATGCTAAACAGTTGAAAGAATTACACGTTGCTTCGACTTATAAACCAAAGTCTTAGAGGATGTTTGAAAAATTATGATGAGTAAAATTTTATGCCAATAGTCTCACCATAATCCAAATCATGGCAAGGTAAATAAACGTTTTGGCAGTTTCAGGAAGTAGCTCGTAGTCTTCGTGTAATCGCCGACACCAAAGAAGCCAACCCAAGGTGCGCTCGATCACCTAGTGTTTTGGAAACAAAACAAACCCTTTGCGCTTTTTGGGTTGGAGTGCTACTTGTATAATCCAACGGCAAAGTTTATCAAGCTCCTTGCCGCAGACTGTCGAATACTGCAAGCGATCATCGCAGAAAATCAGGCTTAAGTCAATTAATAAGACTGCATAACTAACTGGAGTTTAGACTAACGCATGACAAAATGAACCAGCAGCACTGAGTTACAAGTTACATATCTCAAGCTAGAAAAGCTAAAAGGTCAAGCCGACTTGGGTTGTTCTTTTTTTGGTTTATTAGTAGTTTTTTTGACTGTCGGATAATTAATTTTACGCAGGCGAGCTTTTCCAGCAGGCCAACCAGGAGACTTTCCACGGGGTTGAGGTGGAACAGACGGTGTACCAATCGTCGCCAAAACTCCACCCATTGTAGCTGATACCCTTACCCAGAATGGTATACACGCCTTGCCGAAATTGTTTAAGCTGTATCAATAGTTGTCATGGTCAAACTGAAATTTCTCTATAAATTCAGCATTGACCATAATGCGGTCAGTTTAACATGGCTGACCGCTTTTTCTTCCAGTGTATGTCTGTATAATTAATTTTTCCAATCTTATTAACTTTTATACCAGTAAATGGGTATGGCCTTCCTAATGATCACTCACTTTTAGTCTAAACTCCAGTAAATTAAGGTGAAATTTAATATGACAATTATTTTTCACCTATGACTTAGTTAAAACGACAATGAAGCAAGAAACGTTTAATATTTTGTCGAGTGTGTATACCCAATTACAGCAGATAGCAGCACAATTATACACAGCCGCAGAAGTAGCACTTCAAAACAATGATTTTGACGATGCTAGTTTGCTTCAGAGTAGAGCGGATAAAATTTATGAAGAGGCTGAAAATCTAGATACCTTGATAATTGAACTGGAGGGCGAATGAAAACTGTTGAACAATTAAAAACTCGCATTCAAGAACTAGGTAGGCAAGCTGCACAGTTTAGTCAACAAGCTGTTGAAATTAGTATTACTAATCGAGAACAAAGTAAAAGTTTGATGAAACAAGCCAAAGAAGCTAGTAAACGTTGCCAATTATTAATACAAGAATTAAAAAGACAAATTACTTAAAGTTGATTTATAAAGTAAATTTTAAGTAGGGTGTGTTATGGCTTTAGCCTAAGAGGATGTTTAAAAAGTCCTCCAGCGTGTGTTTCACTACCCTGGCTACCGAGAAACTGCTACGAGAGAATCGGAGTTTTGGGATTTGATATCCACCCCTGAGTCGCACTTGAAGCTGAAGCCGACCCTTTTCAAACATCCTCTAAATGCAATTTGCTAAAATTACTATAGTTTTTGTTTCTGAAATCTGGAAGAAATCTAGCATTTTATTATGATTATGCGCCTTCCCTCAATTGCTGCGACCTTTCTGGTTGCTAGTCTTAGTATCGGTACACTTTTGAGTATTGCTACCCCAGCTTCAGCTCAAGAGATAATAACTTGTTCAAGCCAAAATAATCGAAGGAATACTTGTTCGGTAGATACAAGAGGCAGAGTCAGGCTTGTCAGGCAATTGTCTAACACCAGTTGTAGAGGAAATTGGGGCTATCGGAGAAATCGTATTTGGGTGAGAAATGGTTGCCGAGCTGAGTTTTCAGTTGGCGATCGCAGAAACGACAGATATGACAGATATGATAGAAACGATAGATATGATAGAAACGACAGATATGACAGATATGATAGATAGGAAACTGGGTATTGCATCAATATAGATAGTTAAGCAGAATCCCCAGTGAATCCCCTTGCACCAAGTACAGTTTAACTCTGGCAATTCAATCTTATTTTCTCCAGTGTAACAAGTAGAACGGCGTTAATCATTAAAGGTTTATATTAAGCGGCTCTAGACTTATTTTGAAGGCTAGAGCCTTCAAAGTAGAGAAAAAATCTGTTTTTTTACATTACTTAACATACTTTAATTTATTGCTGCCTACTTACTTAAATATTTTTGTTACTTCAGCTAATTTTTAATAAAATGAAAAGTCAGTGTTGACGCGATCGTAAAAACTTTAAACTTTAAGTTCATATCCTAAAATTACTTTGCTCTTTACCCTGTTAGGATATTAATCAGTGTAGAATATTCGCTTAATTTTTAATTATAAAAGTTAATGATTAATATTAGTAAATTAAATAAAATTGACTTTCTAGTTTTGATTGCAATTGTGATTATTGGTCTTATACATTTGCCTTTTCCATTTGACGGAGATCAAGCATTTTTTAGGCTAGGTGCTTTGGAGATGCAACAAGGAAAGGTACTCTATCGTGATTTTTGGGATGTGAAGCAACCGGGAATTTTTTGCTTTTACTTTTTAGCGGGAACTTTCTTTGGTTTTAATGAGATTGGTATCCATCTCTTTGAACTTGTTTACATGGTGTTTCTGTCTATAGTATTGTTGTTGAGTCTTAAAAGCTATTTTCGGCATCCGATAATCGCAAGTCTAGTACCTTTGTTAACGGTTGGCGTTTACTATACTGTTTCACAGCCTTGGCATCTTACTCAAGTGGAAGCACTGGTTAGTTTTCCTTTGTTCATTTGTCTTTGGCTGACTTATCAATCTTTCAAATATGAAGGAAAGCAAAGATTCTTTCTACTTTTACTGTCAGGTTTTATTGGTGGGATTGTCCTCATTTTTAAATTAATACTTCTGCTAATATTAATTTCATTTTGGCTAACTACTTTAATATATTCTGTGCTAATAAAGCAAGAGCAAATTCAAAAAGTTTTTTTAGAAATATTTATTCCAATTTTGATGGGGATTATATTTCCTATTTTATTTATTGTTAGCTATTTTGCCTGGTTCAATAGTTTACCAATTTTGTATCAAACATTCTTTTTATATCCACCTCGAATTGTTGCTAATTCCCAATTTGACCCAAGTGGGCTTTTTGCAGGAATAAAATGGTTCTTAAATCATTTTTACCCTCTACTTTTAGCCGCTACTGTTGCAGTAGACGTATCATTGCGTAAGTCTAAGAATATATTGACTTTGCTACTTGTAATTTGGTGCATTTTTGCTTGGGGTGTAATTGTTCTACAACGTGGGGCATTTTGGGAATATCATTATTTACTATTGTTTGTACCTTTAGGTATTTTAGCAACTAAAGGATTAGATGTTTTATGGGAGTCTTTAAAAAAATTGAGTTCCCCATTTACTACAATCCTGCTGATATTTTTGTTTTTCTTGCCTTTATCGAAC harbors:
- a CDS encoding DUF3011 domain-containing protein, whose product is MRLPSIAATFLVASLSIGTLLSIATPASAQEIITCSSQNNRRNTCSVDTRGRVRLVRQLSNTSCRGNWGYRRNRIWVRNGCRAEFSVGDRRNDRYDRYDRNDRYDRNDRYDRYDR